CGGCCTCCTCGCCGCCCTCCAGGCCTGCGCGCCGCAGGACGAGGACGACGGCGAGGAGCAGGGCACGACCGAGAGCGAGCTCTCGCGCGGCCGCCCGGGCGCATCTTCGAGCGGCTCGGTCGGCAGCACGTCGTCGACGAGCAGCGGCGGAACGAGCGGCAGCACGTCGTCGACGTCGGGTTGGTCGTCGACGAGCAGCGGTGGGACGAGCGGCGGCTCGTCGGGTTGGTCGTCGACGAGCAGCGGTGGGACGAGCGGCGGGTCGTCGGGGTGGTCGTCGACGAGCAGTGGTGGGTCGAGCGGCGGCGGGTCGTCGGGGTGGTCGTCGACGAGCAGTGGTGGGTCGAGCAGCGGCGGGTCGTCGGGGTGGTCGTCGAGCAGCGGCGGGACGAGCGGTGGCTCTTCGAGCGGGTCGTGGGGCTCGACCTCGTCGTCCTCCGGTTATTGATCATGTGCCACTGGCGCTTCGCCGCCATGGCATTCCGGTCAGACCAGGAGCGCCGGCGATCCAGCCGAAACGTACGTAGATCCCGCTGCTCGTCGGGTCGAACCCGCTGGCACGCGTAGTGAAGAACGGACCTTCATCATGACCTCCTGGCTCCGCTCGGGTCGCTACCTCCTCGTCGTCCTCGCCCTCCTCGGTCTCTCGCTCGCTCTCGCCGTCGGCTGCGCGCAGATCGCCACGGACGATCCGGGCGAGAGCGCGAGCGAGGTGAACCGCGGCCGCCCCGATCTGGATGACGAAGAATACGACGGATATGGCGGTTATGGCGGATACGGCGGCGGCTGGTACGGCGGATACGGTGGTGGCGGCGGCGGCGGATACGGCGGCGGCTGGTACGGAGCGAACGAGTAGATCGTGCGACGAGGGCCAAGAGCCCCGAGCCTCTTCACCGTCGTCGCGGCCGCGACCGCCGCGCCGCTCCTCTTCGTCCGCTATTTGCCGTTCACGGATCTCCCCGAGCACGTCGCGGCGATCGCGACGATGGCGCGGCTCCTCCCCGGCGGCGGCGGCGCGCCCGAGTACACCGTCGCGTTCGGCTCGAGCCAGTACCTCCTCTATCACTTCGCCGGCGCCTTGCTCGCGCGCCTGCTCGGCGACGCCGTCCTCGCGAACCGCGTCCTGCTCGCCGCGATCGCGATCGCATGGCCGTTCGCGCTGCGCGCGCTCCTCCGCGCGGTAGGCCGCGACGAGCGCGTCGCGATCCTCGCCCCCGCGACCTTCTGGAACCGCGCCCTCGTCATCGGCTTCCTCCCCTTCGTCGCATCCGTACCCCTCGCCCTCTTCGCGCTCGCCACCTTCGTACGCACCCTCGACGCCCCGACCCGTCGCCCCCAGCTCCCCGCTCCGACGCAGCCCGGTCGTGCCCACACCGGCGGCCCTGCGCAGCGCGGTCAGGCCGACGCCGGCGGCCCTGCGCAGCGGCGCCGTCAGGTCCTCGCTGGCGTCCTCGCGATTTGTGTATTTTACACGCATGTCAGCTCCTTCGTCGTCTTTGCCGCGACCGCGCTCGTCCTCGCGCTCTTGCGGCGTCGCGTCTTTGCGCTCGTTCCACTCGTCCCGAGTGTGCTCGCGGCGTTCGTGTGGGGGCTGGGCGGCAGCCTCGGCGCGCGCGTGGAGGCGGGACGACTGCCCGGGCACGGCGCGCTCGACGCGGTACCGCTCTGGGCCTTCGACGTGTGGCGCTCGCACCTCGACGAGGTCTGGGCCGCGCTCTGGTGGATCACGTTCGGCCTCTTCGCGATCGCGGGCTTGAAGCGGCGGCCCGACCTGCGCGGGACGGCCCTCGCGCTCGCGCCGCTGTTCTGCGCGCTCGCGGTCTACCTGCTGACGCCGTTCCACGTCGGGCCCGCGGGCTACCTCGACGTGCGGCTCGCGCCGATGCTCGCGCTCCTCCTCCTCCCCGCGCTCGCGCTCGACGAGCGTGCGCCGCGCTGGCAGACGCAGGGCCCGATCGCGCTCGCCGCCGTCGCCGCGCTCGGCACCGCCGTCACCGCGCTCCACGAGATGCGCCGCGTCGAGCACGAGGTGCTCGGCGACTTCGACGCGCTCCTCACGAAGATGCGTCCGCGGACGCGGCTCGCGATGCTGAACTTCGAGCAGCGCTCACCGCGGATGTACTTCTGGCCCTACGTCTTCGCCGGCAGCTACCACCGGCTCGCGCCCGGCACGATCGCGTCCTACTCGTTCACCGAGATCGAGCACTGGTCGCTCGCGTACGCGCCCGGCGTCGAGACGCCGCCGAAGCACCGAGGCTTCTGGCACTACTGGCCGTGTCAGTTCGAGCTTCGCCGCGACGGCAGCTACTACGACTACGTGCTCGTCCAGGGCCGCCGTGATCCGTTCCACGAAGGAGCGCCCGGCCCCGCGTTTCGTGAGGTCGGGCGGAGCGGCGCGTTCATCCTGTTCGAGAAGCTCGCGCCGGAAGACCAGAGCCCCGGCGTCCCCGACGCGTCGATCTGCGCGCGCATCGGTCCGCCGCCGCCGCCCTGAAGCGTCGAATCAGAACGGAGGCTTGAACCCGCCGTCGAAGCCCTGGAAGAGGCCGCCGGAGTCGAAGCCCTTGAACGCGCTCGCGTCGAAGGCCGGAAACAGCGGCGGCGGCGTCGGCGCGGCCCCACCGTCCGTGGTCCCGCCGTCGGTCTTCGGCGCGGCGCCGCCGTCGGCCGGCTTCACCGCGGGCTGTCCGTTCGGCGCGACCGGTGCAGTCGTGGTCGCTCCGAGCGGAGCCGCCGGCGGCGTGTCGGTGGGCGTGGCCGCCGGATCGGCGACGGCGGCCGTCGTCGCGGCGGGGGTCGACTCGACGACGGCGCCGTCGTCACCGGCGTCCACACCTTTCTCTTTGAAGAGATCGCACCCGAGGACGGGCGTAAGCGAAGCAAGCGTGACGAGGAGAGCGGGGAGGTAACGGCGCATGGGGAGTGCGCCGAGAGTAAGTCAGTTCGAGCGCTCGGCCCAAGCCTCGGAGGCAGCTGCGGCGACGACGCGGGACCACGCGCGCGACGCGGGGATCCCGTGCGCCTCGAGGCCCGGCACGATCACGCTCTCGACCGTGTCGAAGAAGAGCTTCCGCGCGTCCGAGCCGCTGCAGAGGCCGAGCACGACGCCGTCGGCCGGTGGCCGCGACGACGCGGGGAGGTGCGCGAGCTCGTGCTCGACGAGGTGGTCGAACGCGACCTCGAGGTAGTCGCCGAGGCGATCCTTGAGCGCGGGATCGAGCGCCGGCGCGAGGCGGCCGAGCGTGCGCCATCCGAACCGCGAGTGACCGACCTCGTCGGAGAAGATCTTCGTGAGGAGCTCGCGGAGCTCGCCCTCCGGCATCTCGATCCGCTCCGCGCCGATGAGCGAGACCGCGACCGTCTCGGAGAGGCAGCAGATGCTGAGCATGTTGCGGAGCGCGGCCTCGAGCGGCGTCGCGTCGTCGTGCTCGGGGTATTCGTCGCCGTCGGGGACCGCGGCGAGCGCCTCGCCGCCGAGCGCCTCGACCACCGCGCCGCAGAGGACGCCGTGCCGGCGCTCCTCCGCCGCGAAGCCCTTCACCTCGTCGACCACGTCGTGCACGCCCGCGGCCGCGAACTGACGCGCGAGGCCGTCGAAGACGCGCGCGGACGAGAACTCGTTGATCATGCGGCCGCGCCAGGTGCCGATCGCGGCCTCCTTGAGGTGGGGCATCTCGCGAAGGACCGGCTTGTGCGCCTGCGCCTCTGCGCGGAGATCGAGGAGGGCCATGACTAAGCCACCGCCGCGGCGAGGAACATGGCCATGTCGCGGCGCGCCGGCGAGCGGCGGGCCTTGCGGTTCATCGACGGCGGGACCGGCGGCCCCCACGGCGTGCACGCGAAGCCGATGCCCGGCGTGTGCGCGACGGTCGACGGCCACGTCGTGTCGGGGTCTTCCTGCTCCGCCACGTCGAACGCGGAGCAGCAGTCCCAGCGGAACGCGGTCATGCCGTCGCTCGCGAGGAGCTCCTGGCGGCAGCACGCGACGACCTCCGCCGACTCGGCGTGCGGCGCGAACGTGAAGCCGTCCGGGCTCGGGAAGGCGGCGTGGAGGACCGCGCCGCACGCGGGAGCGGGCTCCGGCTTCGCGGGCTCGCCTTCGTCGCAGTCGGCCTTCTTCGTGTCGCCGGTGATCACCGCCGAGTCGCTCGACGCGGTCGTCTCTTCGGTCTCGCTCGAGCAGCCGGCGGTGAAGGTGGCGATCGACGCCATGCCGAGCACGAGCTTGGCGGCGGAGCGGAGGGCGGCGGCGTGGACTTCGGGGCTCATCGGTTTCGTGTTCCTTCCTTGGACAGGCCTCGGTGTAGCTCGTCCCGGCGTAGAGACCATTCGTATGATCCAAAGCGCGGCGTAACGTGCAGCGATACAATCGGGAACGGCGTAGGATGACCCCGCGTTCCGCAATGTCTCAGGACGACGAAGAAAAACGGCCGGATGCCCCGCCCGCCTCGCGGATCGGCCGGCTCGCGCGTCTCGGCGCGTTGTCGACGCGCGCGATCCCCCTCGCGACCGAAGCCATGCGCCGCGCCGCGTTCGGGAAGCGGAGGGACGAGGAGGCCGAGCGCGAGGCGCAGAAGCGCGTGCTCCAGAACGCGAAGAAGACCGCCGAGGCGATGCTGAAGACGCTCGGCGAGATGAAGGGCCTGCCGCTGAAGCTCGGGCAGATGGCCTCGTACATCGACGGCCTCGCGCCGCCCGGCTACGAGGAGAAGTTCCAGGAGGTCCTGAAGAAGCTCCAGGCGAAGGCGCCGCCGCTCTCGCGCGAAGCGGCGGTGACCGTGATCACGAAGGAGCTCGGCCCGCCGGAGGAGGTCTACGCCGAGTTCGATCCCGATCCCTTCGCCGCCGCGAGCATCGGCCAGGTCCATCGCGCGACGACGCGGACGGGCGCGAAGGTCGCGGTGAAGGTCCAGTACCCGGACATCGACAAGGCGATCGTCAACGACCTGAAGAGCATCTCGATGCTCGAGTCGATGATCGCGCCGGTCGGCCGCAAGTACCACTCGAAGGAGGCGCTCGACGAGATCCGCGCCGTCTTCCTCGCGGAGCTCGACTACCAGCTCGAGGCCGACAACGCGGCCAAGTTCCGGCGCATGCACGATGACGATCCGGAGATCGTCATCCCGAAGGTGTGGAGCGCGCTCTCGACCAAGCGCGTGCTCACGCTCGAGATGATCGGCGGCGTCGACTACGCGACGTTCTGCGCGGAGGCCTCGGTGGAGGACCGCACCGCCGCGAGCAAGACGATCTGGCGCTTCATGTTCCGGTCGCTCTTCAAGTACGGCGCGCTCTACGCCGATCCGCACCCCGGCAACTACCGCTTCCTCGGCGGCGGCGACGTCGCCTTCCTCGACTACGGCTGCGTGAAGTGGCTCCCGCCGAAGCTGCTCGCGGGGACGAAGCGCTACATCACCGCCGCGATGGATCACGACTGGGAGGAGTTCGAGCGCGCCTGCATCGAGGAGCTCGGCTACGACCCGACCGACGAGGCGTCGTTCCGGCTCTTCGTCGACTACTCGAAGATGATCCTCGAGCCGTTCGTCCGCGACGGCGACTTCCAGCACACGCACGAGGTCGCGCGCGAGGCGATCGCGTACCTCGTCCGCGGCGGAAAGAAGATCTGGAAGCCGAAGGAGGGCGAGGTCTTGCCGAACCTCCCGAAGCCGGTGCACATGCCGCAGGACCACACCTTCATGAACCGCCTCCAGTGGGGCCTCGCGAGCGTGATGGCCGGCCTCAACGCCGAGGGCAACTGGCGCAGGATCGTCGAGCCTTGGATCCGCGGACCGCACGAGCAAGCTTGAGAGAAAACTTGCTCGTTCACGGGGACAACCTCCCCGCGATGCGGAGGCTCGCGCGCCGGTTCGAGGGGAAGGTCCGGTGCGCGTACCTCGATCCGCCGTTCAACTCCGGCCGATCGTTTGTAGAATACAAGGACGCGAAGTCCGCGGACGAGTGGTCCGCGTTCATGCGCCCCCGGATCGAGGCGCTGCGTCCACTCCTCGCCGCCGACGGCGCCGTCTTCGTGGAGATCGACGACACGTCGCTCGCGTCGCTCACGACGATCCTCGACGACGTGTTCGGGGCGAAGAACCGCGTGAGCACGATCACGGTCGTGCGGAGCGCGCCGACGGGGCACAAGGCGCAGAACCGCGGCCCCGTCCACGTGAGCGACTTCCTCCTCGTCTACGCGAAGGACAAAAAGGCGTGGCGCTACCGCCCGCAGGTGAAGGTCCGCGCCGGCTTCGACCACGCGTACTCGACGTGGCTCGACGATCCGGAGGCGCCGCCGAAGCGCTGGTCCTTCCGCCCGCTCCGCGTCGCCGTCGCCGCGCTCTTGGGCCACGACTCGACGCGGGCGGCGACGAAGGCGCTCGGCGCCGACGCGTTCCGCGCGCGGGTCGAGTCGATCGCGCTCCGTCGATCGCGTCACGTCGTCCGCTTCGCGCAGCCGCGCTACGAGGCGATCGCGCAGGCGGCGCAGGCGATCGTCGATCGCTCGCGCGCGCAGCCGGACCGCGTGTTCGTCCACGAGCGCCCGGGGCGGCCCCCGTTCATCGTGCGCGGCGGCAACCGCATCCTGTTCCTCCACGACAAGGTGCGCGAGATCGAAGGTGAGCCACGGATCGTCGAGCCGCTCACGAACGTGTGGGACGACGTGCCGTTCCAGGGCATCGCGCGCGAAGGCGGCGTCGTGTTCTCGCGGAACAAGAAGCCGGAGCGGCTCGTCGCGCGCGTGCTCGCGATGAGCACCGATCCCGGCGACTGGGTCCTCGACCCGTTCCTCGGCAGCGGCACCACCGCGGCGGTGGCGCACAAGATGGGGCGGCGCTGGATCGGGATCGAGTCGGGCGATCACCTCCGCACGCTCGCGGAGCCGCGGCTCCGTCGCGTGATCGAAGGAACGGATCCCACCGGCGTCACTTCGGTGTACAGCTTCGCGGGTGGAGGCGGCTTCCGTGTCGAGACTGTGGCGTAGCGTCGCTCTCGTGGCGCTCTTCGCGTGCAACCGCGACACGCCGGCGAAGCCGGTGACGAGCGCGGTCGACGCGGCGGCGGAGGACGCAGCGCCGGAGGCCGCGGCGCCGGAAGCGAAGGACGAGCTCGACGCCGGCGGACCGCTCGCGTGGCCGGACGCGATCCGCGTGGGGCGCTTTCGCGAGGCGGCGGACGGGCTCGCGAAGCTCTCGCCCGAGGAGCAGGCGAAGCCCGAGGTGCGGCTCGCGCGCGCGCGGGTCGCGCTCATGACCGGCAAGGCCGCCGACGCCGTCGCCGCGCTCACGAAGCTCGAGGACGAGCTCCCGCTCCTGCGCGATCTGATCGGCAAGACGCGCGCGCTCGCGATGTTCGAGGCGGGGCCGTTCGACAAGGCGGCCGATCTCCTCTCCCAGCGGCGCGAGGTCTCGATGTGGGTCCTCGCCGCGCAGGCGTGGGACAAGGCGAGCGACGGGACGAAGGCGCGCGCCGCCTGGGACCGCGTCGCGAGCGCGTCGGGGCGCACGCGCGCGCAAGAAGAGCAGGCGCGCCTCCGCCGCATGCAGCTCACGCGCTTGAAGGACGGCGAGCCCGCCGCGGTCGCCGACGCGCGCTGGCTCGCCGTGAACGCGCTCGACGAGGCGGCGCACGCGGAGGCGGTGGAGGTCCTCGACAAGGCGACGCAGCCGCTGAAGGCAGCGGAGCTGCTCGCGCGCGCGAAGGCGCTCGCGGACGCGATGCGCACCGACGAGGCGCTGCGCGCGGTCGAGAAGGCGACCGCGAAAGGAGGCGCGTCGCTCGTCGATCTGTGTCGCGCGAAGGCGGAGGTCTACTACCGGGCGCGCACGCGCTACTCCGAGGCCGCGCTCGTCTACCGCCAGTGCTCCGGTCTCGGCGGCGCGCACGCGGCGGAGGACGCGTTCCTGTCCGCGCGCGCCTTCTCGCGCGCGGACCGCGACGCCGAGGCCGTCCTTGGCTTCAAGAACGTGATGGCGGCGTACAAGGGATCGACCTACGCCGATCAGGCCGAGTTCCACGTCGCGCGCACGCACGCGCTCGCGCGTCGCTGGAAGGACGCGGCGCTCGCCTTCGACGACTACGTGAAGCACTGGCCGGCGGGCAAGGAGCGGCGCGAGGCCGAGCGCTACCGCGCGCTCTCGTGGCTCCAGAGCAAGAAGGACGACAAGAAGGCGCGGACGCTCCTCGAGGGGCTCGTCGGCTCGGCGGAGGATCCGATCACGGCCGCGCGCTGGACGAACCTCGCCGCGCTCGCCGCGCTCCACGACGGCGATCGCCTCCACGCGATCGCGCGCTGGACCGACGTCGCGCGCTCGCAGCCGCTCTCGTATCCCGCGCTCGTCGCCCGCGCGCGCTTGAAGGAGGACGGCGCGACGCTGCCGCCGCTCATCGACCCCGCCGTCGCCGGGACGAGCGAGCCGCTCGCGATCGAGCTCCCCGCGCCGGCGGACATGCTCCATCGCATCGGCTTCGACGCGGAGGCGGAGGAGGCGCTGAAGGAGCACGAGCCAGCCGTCGCGGCGAAGTTCCCCGCGCGGCGCACCGAGGCGCTGTGCGCGGCGTACGCAGAGCTCGATCGCGCGAAGCGCCTCTACCAGATCTCGCTCCAGGTCCCCTCCGTCCAGATCGGCACCGCGCCGGGCGGGAAGAACCGGCACGCGTGGGAGTGCGTGTTCCCGAAGCCGTACCCCGAGAGCGTGCGTCCGGCGGGCGCGGCGTCGCGCATCGGTCCGGAGCTCGTCTGGGCGGTGATGCGCCAGGAGAGCGCGTTCGATCCCGACGTCGTCTCGCCCGCGCGCGCGGTGGGCCTCATGCAGCTCTTGCCCGAGACGGCGAAGACCACCGCGTCGCACGCGAAGATCGAGCACGACGACTCGCGGCTCGTGTGGCCGTCGCAGAGCATCACCCTCGGCGCGCTCTACCTCCGCGAGCTCCTCGACAAGCTCGGTCAGAACACGACGCTCTCGGTCGCGGCGTACAACGCGGGACCGGAGGCGATCCAGCGCTGGCTCGGGCGCGCCAAAGGCGAGACGCTCGACGTCTTCGTCGAGGCGATCCCGTTCGTCGAGACGCGCGGCTACGTCGCCCGTGTGATGGGAAACCTCTCGAGATACGGCTACTTGGAGAAGGGCGAACCGGGCGTCCCGACCATCGCGCTCTCGCTCAATCCCGACTAAAGTCGCCTGCCTCAAGTGCTCGGGCTCCTCTTCGCCGCGGTGTTCATCGCGCTGAACGGCTTCTTCGTCGCGGCCGAGTTCGCGTTCGTGAAGCTGTCGACGACGCTCGCCGGCACGCAGAAGGCGCCGCGCGAAGACCCCGCCATCACGCGCGCGCGCGCGATCGTCACGCGCATCGATCGTTACCTCTCCGTCACGCAGCTCGGCATCACGCTCGCGAGCCTCGGGCTCGGCTGGATCGGCGAGCCCGCGCTCGAGCGCATCGTCGACAGCGCGTTCCACTACGTCCTCGGGAAGGAGCCGGGGAAGATCGCGGAGTACGTCGCGATCGTCCTCGCGTTCACGCTCCTCACGTTCGGGCACGTCCTCTTCGGCGAGCTCGTCCCGAAGCTCATCGCGATCCAGCGCTCGGAGAAGCTCGCGCTCTTCTCGGCGACGCCGCTCCACGTCGTCTACGTCGTCTTCCGTCCGCTCCTCTACGTCCTCGAGAAGTCGACGCACGTCATCTTGCGCGCGATGGGCCTCTCCGCCGACGCGGCGAGCGAAGGCTCGCTCTCGGAGGAGGAGCTCGTCGGCATCCTCGCCGCCAACGCCGCGCGCTCGCCGAGCGGCAAGGACAAGGCGGAGCTGGTCGAGCGCGTCCTCCGCTTCGCGCAGCGCACGTCGCGCCACGCGATGGTTCCGCGCGTCGACGTGTTCACGATCCCGATCTCGACGCCGGGCGAGGAGGCGATCCGCCAGATCCGCACGCATCAGTACTCGCGCGTCGTCCTGACGAAGGAGCACAGCGTCGACGAGATCGCGGGCTACCTCTACGCGAAGGACTTCCTCGTCGATCCCGCCGCGACGAGGCTCTCGGACCTCACGAGCGTCCGCCGCGACATCCTCTTCGTCCCCGAGGCGCAGGGCCTCCTCGACGTCCTCCGCAACATGCAGCGCGCGCAGATCCCGATCGCGGTCGTCGTCGACGAGTACGGCGGCACGAGCGGCATCGTGACGATGGAGGACCTGCTCGAGGAGATCGTCGGCGAGATCCGCGACGAGCTCGACGTCGAGGTCGCGCGCGTCATCCCGGTCGCGAAGGAGGAGGGCGCGTGGGACGTCGACGCGCGCGCCACGCTCGAGGAGCTGCGCGCGATCGGCGTCGTGGTCGAGGACAACGAGTGGGCGGAGACGGTCGGCACCGTCGTCCTCGCGCGGATCGGTCACATCCCTCGCATCGGCGACAAGGTGCAGCTCGGCGAGGACGCCACCGCCGAGGTCACGAGCGTCAGCCGCCGCCGCATCATGCGCGTCCGCGTCCGCGTAGCCAAGCCCCCGCCCGACTCGGAAGCCTAAGAGGACCCACCTTTGTCCCGACGCACCCGTCGCGACGAACCCCCCAAGTCGTCGCGCGCCACGTCCCCGGATGTCGCGCCCGACCCCGGGGCCCCAGAAGCGGCCGCGCAGCCCCCCGAGTCATCGAACGCCACGTCCCCGGATGTCGCGCGCAGCGACCCCGGGGCCCCAGAAGCGGCCCCGC
This genomic stretch from Labilithrix sp. harbors:
- a CDS encoding ferritin-like domain-containing protein — encoded protein: MALLDLRAEAQAHKPVLREMPHLKEAAIGTWRGRMINEFSSARVFDGLARQFAAAGVHDVVDEVKGFAAEERRHGVLCGAVVEALGGEALAAVPDGDEYPEHDDATPLEAALRNMLSICCLSETVAVSLIGAERIEMPEGELRELLTKIFSDEVGHSRFGWRTLGRLAPALDPALKDRLGDYLEVAFDHLVEHELAHLPASSRPPADGVVLGLCSGSDARKLFFDTVESVIVPGLEAHGIPASRAWSRVVAAAASEAWAERSN
- a CDS encoding AarF/ABC1/UbiB kinase family protein; amino-acid sequence: MSQDDEEKRPDAPPASRIGRLARLGALSTRAIPLATEAMRRAAFGKRRDEEAEREAQKRVLQNAKKTAEAMLKTLGEMKGLPLKLGQMASYIDGLAPPGYEEKFQEVLKKLQAKAPPLSREAAVTVITKELGPPEEVYAEFDPDPFAAASIGQVHRATTRTGAKVAVKVQYPDIDKAIVNDLKSISMLESMIAPVGRKYHSKEALDEIRAVFLAELDYQLEADNAAKFRRMHDDDPEIVIPKVWSALSTKRVLTLEMIGGVDYATFCAEASVEDRTAASKTIWRFMFRSLFKYGALYADPHPGNYRFLGGGDVAFLDYGCVKWLPPKLLAGTKRYITAAMDHDWEEFERACIEELGYDPTDEASFRLFVDYSKMILEPFVRDGDFQHTHEVAREAIAYLVRGGKKIWKPKEGEVLPNLPKPVHMPQDHTFMNRLQWGLASVMAGLNAEGNWRRIVEPWIRGPHEQA
- a CDS encoding site-specific DNA-methyltransferase, with translation MLVHGDNLPAMRRLARRFEGKVRCAYLDPPFNSGRSFVEYKDAKSADEWSAFMRPRIEALRPLLAADGAVFVEIDDTSLASLTTILDDVFGAKNRVSTITVVRSAPTGHKAQNRGPVHVSDFLLVYAKDKKAWRYRPQVKVRAGFDHAYSTWLDDPEAPPKRWSFRPLRVAVAALLGHDSTRAATKALGADAFRARVESIALRRSRHVVRFAQPRYEAIAQAAQAIVDRSRAQPDRVFVHERPGRPPFIVRGGNRILFLHDKVREIEGEPRIVEPLTNVWDDVPFQGIAREGGVVFSRNKKPERLVARVLAMSTDPGDWVLDPFLGSGTTAAVAHKMGRRWIGIESGDHLRTLAEPRLRRVIEGTDPTGVTSVYSFAGGGGFRVETVA
- a CDS encoding transglycosylase SLT domain-containing protein produces the protein MALFACNRDTPAKPVTSAVDAAAEDAAPEAAAPEAKDELDAGGPLAWPDAIRVGRFREAADGLAKLSPEEQAKPEVRLARARVALMTGKAADAVAALTKLEDELPLLRDLIGKTRALAMFEAGPFDKAADLLSQRREVSMWVLAAQAWDKASDGTKARAAWDRVASASGRTRAQEEQARLRRMQLTRLKDGEPAAVADARWLAVNALDEAAHAEAVEVLDKATQPLKAAELLARAKALADAMRTDEALRAVEKATAKGGASLVDLCRAKAEVYYRARTRYSEAALVYRQCSGLGGAHAAEDAFLSARAFSRADRDAEAVLGFKNVMAAYKGSTYADQAEFHVARTHALARRWKDAALAFDDYVKHWPAGKERREAERYRALSWLQSKKDDKKARTLLEGLVGSAEDPITAARWTNLAALAALHDGDRLHAIARWTDVARSQPLSYPALVARARLKEDGATLPPLIDPAVAGTSEPLAIELPAPADMLHRIGFDAEAEEALKEHEPAVAAKFPARRTEALCAAYAELDRAKRLYQISLQVPSVQIGTAPGGKNRHAWECVFPKPYPESVRPAGAASRIGPELVWAVMRQESAFDPDVVSPARAVGLMQLLPETAKTTASHAKIEHDDSRLVWPSQSITLGALYLRELLDKLGQNTTLSVAAYNAGPEAIQRWLGRAKGETLDVFVEAIPFVETRGYVARVMGNLSRYGYLEKGEPGVPTIALSLNPD
- a CDS encoding HlyC/CorC family transporter; protein product: MLGLLFAAVFIALNGFFVAAEFAFVKLSTTLAGTQKAPREDPAITRARAIVTRIDRYLSVTQLGITLASLGLGWIGEPALERIVDSAFHYVLGKEPGKIAEYVAIVLAFTLLTFGHVLFGELVPKLIAIQRSEKLALFSATPLHVVYVVFRPLLYVLEKSTHVILRAMGLSADAASEGSLSEEELVGILAANAARSPSGKDKAELVERVLRFAQRTSRHAMVPRVDVFTIPISTPGEEAIRQIRTHQYSRVVLTKEHSVDEIAGYLYAKDFLVDPAATRLSDLTSVRRDILFVPEAQGLLDVLRNMQRAQIPIAVVVDEYGGTSGIVTMEDLLEEIVGEIRDELDVEVARVIPVAKEEGAWDVDARATLEELRAIGVVVEDNEWAETVGTVVLARIGHIPRIGDKVQLGEDATAEVTSVSRRRIMRVRVRVAKPPPDSEA